Within Wyeomyia smithii strain HCP4-BCI-WySm-NY-G18 chromosome 2, ASM2978416v1, whole genome shotgun sequence, the genomic segment atacacatgtgcaaagtttcatttaaatcaCAAATGGTCGATATTGGAGGATAGGTCGTTTGCCATTGAAATATGTTTTGATTGTCATgtgaataaatgttgaaaacgaaattattttattaatatcAAATAATTTCTCTGAATTTATTagttataacaaatattatcgAGTATCGCAAAGgcattcttttttcttttctgctCTAATCTGAAAGTTCCCGCCTTCGTCATGACAGTAACTCACAACGTTAACACGcattttctatttccttttGCAGACACGATATCATTCAAAGATAACAGTGACATGATCTTTCGGACAGCATTCTTCCTGTTATCGCCCCACATTCCGGGTGACAGGAACTCACTGCAAGGCAGTAGTAACGAGGGTAGTGATAACCAAAATAGTGTATTCAGTGGTAGTGGTAGCAGTGGTAGTAGTGACAGCAGTGAAATTGATTCTTCTACGTTTGACTTCGACAGCGAAAGTGAAGATTTGCTGAAATACTACAAGACGCCAATGCAATTCGGGACGGAAAACTCCACAGCAGTGACTTCGCAAGTCGGTTCGACAGCACATATACCGTGCCGGATCCACCATATAGGGGAAGGAGTAGTGAGTTTCTATTGAAAACGATATCCGAGTCGACCTTTTTATGTTACTTAGATGGGACCACCTTTGAGTGAGTTTTGCGATGGATAGAAAAGGATGAACGAAATTTAATCACACTTGATTGATTAATGGTAGTGACTGAGGAAGCTCGAAACGGTCTACAATTTAACTTAGCGCAACGTTATTTGAATATTAATATTAGTCAGGCGGGAAAAAGAATCGTCTTTGAATAAGTAGCTTTACATGGATACAAACACTTTTTGACTATTCGATCTTGTTATGCTTTTCGATTGTCATTACAGAATATATTGGCAGACGAGTAAATTGCTCTTATTTTCTGTATGAAATTAAGATATTCTTGTTTAACGTTGATTAAGTCATTAATTTTCATATCTTTCGCTAATGTAACGAGATGCTGAAACACGAGAGATTAATTTACCGATTGTTGGAGTCCGTGGTAGAAAACCAGAGCAAGGTAGAAATAGTAATTAATAACAATTGTATACCGCTTTTTGAGTACACTTTTACGAGATGTTCATCACttgaataaaaatgaatgtaTTTAAACATGAAATATTATTCCGTGCTATCGAGAGCATAGCTTCCTAATCTATTTACATATTTGAATAAACTAATAAACATTATGCAACGCGAGCCAGGTTCAATTTTTCGTTGATACTGAATTACGTAGCAGGTTATTTTTTCAGACCACAATTTTTCCTATTTCCAACTGCTTTACGTGCATGTATATTTGAGTGTGCTAACAAAAATTCCTTAATTAAAATGTTCTCTCTAACCCCAGTTCCTACCTTGGAATAAAAGCATCTTCCGGTAATACTGGCTTTGTTTGGTTTCCTTTTGTAAGATAGTGATAAGTGTTACAGGAAAGGTGTTGCAGGAAAGGATATCCTTAGCCATCCCTTCAAATAAATGGGCCGGTTGCTAGATCCACTACCTGTGAGTTTGCCACACACCAAGAATTATTTTTATGCACGTGGTGAAGTAATGTCAAAACGCTCAATTGTATGAATTCAGATACATCCGTTCGGTGTCATTCAGTGTGAAAATGTGTTATTTTATCGCACTACAGAAACACGCCACTAAAAGTCGAGTTCAATATCCGCGTAAAGAATACCTTGGTGTACTGAACGGCAAGTCATTTTCATTatattgtgtgttttgtgttcTTTCGCAGGTGCATAACGCAACCCCCCTTTCTACCGATGTAGGAAACAGAAATTGAGGAAAGGGTATCAACAACAATTCCCCTGCGAAGCGAGCAACTTGAATATTTATCTTTGTACTTTACATTATCGTTTTGCTCTAGGGATACTCACTGCAAtggcttttttttaattctcattCCATATCCTAGGTGTCGTGGATCAGACGGAAAGACTATCATCTACTCACTGTTGGGCTGACAACCTACAGTAGCGACGAACGGTTCAGTGCCACACACTTGCAAAATTCCGAGGTTCtaacaaaattgttttggttACGTGCCGAGAACTATTTCcacaataatatatatatattgctaTACAATTGCAGGATTGGACGCTGCAGATAAAATTCGTACAGGACAGGGACGCCGGATGGTACGAATGCCAAGTCTCAACGCATCCACCGACATCCATTTTTCTGGAGCTCCGAGTCATAGGTAGATAGACTCGTCGTAAACCAAGTCATATAACGTttgtatatttttctttttatgcACTGCACTAGTACTTTTAACCTTTACCTCCCATATGGGAAACTGAGATCATTTTCGTAAAGCACAGAGCTATTCAAAGAGTATTGCAATGTTTTTATTCCAACAAGTTATAGCCATAATTATTTCACCTTTTCTATATTACTTTCTCTACGCGACGAATTAATAGGTTTGGTATATATTACAGTGTTTTAATAAGATATCAAGCCAAATATTAACAAATGGTTTATTTAAAAGTAGGTTATCGCCTTAAACCAAATAATGAATGTTACAAACACACgtgaaaaaaagttttgctACTGTATTATCTTCATTAGCAGTGAAGGTCGAAATAACTTGTTTGGGATGATCAAACGACATTTAAAGATAGCTATGTTTGTTGGTTTGCTACACCAGCGTCATAACTCGTTACTTGATACAGACATATTATAATCTGGCCGCTCTTAAGTCCATCCATTctgtatcgttattttttcttttatttttaggaGTTTCTATAACTACCAAAGTAATTATAAactttatcattttttctcaacTTGTGTTCCCCAAAAGCATTTATTTTATTCGGAACAATCATATACTTGGAACCGATCGGAACAGAGTATCATTTATCAAACTTTATTATTGgcgtaaatgaaacaaaatcattTTACTAAATTTTTTTGGCTAGTCGTACAGATGTCGAGCAAGTCAGACACTGAGCATTATCTTAAATAGTTTCGCAGATTCAATATTCTTCGGGAGCAGTGCGACGTGACTTGAAGCCAACAGCAGCCCTACAGTGACAGATTTTGTctgtttcgtttgctcgctTTTCGTAATTCGCATTCAACACTCGTGTTATAACGGTGGAAGTTTTCGCGAATCATGAGGAAATTTTGCTCAGTGAGCATGAATGGAAACAAACAATGACAGTCGCAGCTAATAACAAGCTTGGTGGTGAGCTTGGCTGTAACCGTTGTGTAGAGTTGTGCAAGTTTATGCAAAAAAGTCAGACGTaaacttaaataaaaattggtttttattttgataGAATTAGTATTAGAAGCGTATTATGAACTTGAAAATTTAACATCTCAAGCAACATGACGAAAGGTCGTATATGctaacgtaaacaaaacgagtgagcgATGATTGATAGGAGAAGTGAACCTATagtttttgacaaaaatgttataacgtgtgaggaaaaaaatccgaacaactttcaaattggtctacgatttcgaagtgctgtacaaatcgaaaaattcttttccacaaaatgaagatccacttttatataactggtaacacgaccagtcgattctgtcaagtgacgcttaGTTGAGAAAAAGGCGTTGTCGGAAGAAGATCGTTGTgaattgattttcaatttttgttagtgaaataaagaaaaatctaaaagtgaagttttccagtatTTTAAAGTTCTTggatataaataaaacatttttatacatTATTGTCAgactcttcgagaatggaaatactttcaaaaaaaaatctggttccggacgaaaaagcattttgcaagagagcaaagttcgagcgaGATTGAGGGCGGAAACGCCTGGTCGGTCGGCGAAATCATTTCGTCagctgggcaataaatatcAAATTGATCCAAAAgcggtgaaaaagtatctgcataaaatgggtttaaaacttagaatataagtaccataaaaatggcaaagtagtgttttgaccagaacttttttttgttcacacaacatttatttgacacgacacaatacaaattaatgttctaCGGAGCCATATAGTTGGCcatatggtctaaaatatcttataagctaaaggcaaactttttatcctcgctgccgactacgagctgaaactatatCTAATACTAAATCTAACATGGTTTTtcttatccgagattcgtttcgctgttaaatgggcaccttgatgctcttcaaatagctataaacaagtagcatgtatggcaagtttcgctgaaagaggatatcacgaactgggttgtattcctcgggccctgagggtatccaaaagtagagatctggcgccgcggaattcagcacacacccaaaccacgtgttcaatgttttgatccacaaacgcaatgattactgctcgccagcccaatacgcaggagatgcgcatctttttttttaaaggtggcggggaaatctgcaaacagacacctgagaagagaactcagggtgtgggaatgagactaggggagagatgctggtgtagttacactcccccaggcacctactgatccctgtcccgacccactaaaacccctccagtctccagccctggtcttcccggaacgacggttaagtattacgtcggggagtggcttttgtgcgtgatgcaccctctttactcttataacctcctagctaactacttggagactggtaattagctatcACTGGCGTgatggtggttgacccgccacacacgttgcagctccaggacaatctgagaggcggccgcacagaccgcgttccagatgtccgggtcgtcgcacatcctccggactagatcgtccggagtagtgccaggcccgctcacagccattatgtcgctcctcgctcttacgatgggcatctaacccgtagtggttggacataatccgagacatcacgcgaatgaaatctcgtcctacatccagcCCCCGAAACcagggtttggtggaaaccttggggatgatgcctTGTAGCCACCTCCCTAGTTCTCCCTTGTCCCACAAGGCTTGCCAGTTGATGAGTGCACTCtggcgtgaaaattttaaaaattcattggagGCAATTGGTCTGTCGTATATattaccgtttgttgcgcccatctTAGCTAAAGTGTCCGCTTTGCccggacccacactaaggtaatctgagaagatttttcggataaagcactcgttcccgtattttccccaggaaatacggagagtgccttacatccaagatgaagtaatggtccgtgggcatttttttcaataatccctaaggtatactgaattgcagccaattctgcgacgtaaacaaaaGCAGGATTATTGAGCTTGTAGGagacggtaaaattattgttgaagattgTCGCAGTGGATTGTTACAGTTgatgtcgcagttgatgtttttatatttgttaaaaaatattttagggatttGCTGCACGCGTtagtgatccgggattccacgaagtTCTTTCATCATGGATGTaacgaaaaacacagtagaaacagaagcatctaacaagttgacacgattggaggtgtatgagaaaggatttatactttgagacatgtgattgaaatacacagtcatgaaacgggtttgagaattaagttcaactagcctatcgaagttttcaattaccaaggggttgaACCTCACATTTGTTGAGAAtgcgagtagtcagatcccaaaagcggtcttttaaatgggggaacgcccgccaaaacttccaaactcatcgtatgggtcgaatgtaTGTTGACCAGAACTTGCATTGTCAcactatgctaatgcaactttagcggGTATGCGCTAAGGCAATATATAATTATTACGAAGGATACAATCCCCAAAATGTGCCACAGCTATCTATtgtctattgaaactttctgagcaaatttgaagcgaatcgTCTGCCATAAAGATTTCAGAGCcaaaacgtcgattgtttgatagaaaaatcaaaaaggagaacaattgaaacattcgaaattcaggaagctataaagcaagtaccccagagTATCAGGAAATCAACCCGATATGGAGCTGAGTTTTTTCTATGAGGTTTGTtaatgagttacattacttgaataaacaaacaagtatagaaaaaaaaattgcgcaagattttaatttggaattgaaagtttgttcggatttttttcctcatacgttatgTATCGGCATTATAAAAGTCATGTGACatggaaaaaagaaagaaagaccCGGAGATACATTTGGTAGATGTTGTAGGTCGACAATAATGGAATAAATTATTGATTGTGACCTGttaattaattaataattaaAATGATATACGGCCATCGTTCTCTTGCTACGTTACATATTCGAGCATATATCAACAGTTTGCTAGTTACTACACAATAAAACACtagtttcaataaaaaaaactatgaaaacaCTTTGTATGTAAACTTTGacttaaaaaataatttaaatgcgAACAGAGTTAGTAGTGCAGTGTCAGTATCTCTTAAAACGCAATGGATAATCCTCTAGCCGATAAGATCAGGGTGTTTTCTCCAACACTTAAATGAGACAGAATTAATTATATTTCTGTGAATATTTTGTGCATAATATGAATTTACGCACGAAACATTTTTCGAAAGACACTAATTTCCTAATGTGCGAAGCTAGCGGAATATTAAAGTCATTTCTTACAACATCTAACAAATCGTTAGTCCAGTCCATCGTACCTCGTGACGAGGATATCGTGGGAGGATATGTATGGATATGCATGTGAATGCttttagggataacaaatatgtccataatggtttgacacccttccctcttccgtAAGGGAGGGGTCGACACCCctttcctcttctggaaaggagtaGTTCCataaaaattaaacacaaatgtctgcacatctcgagaactaacgaAGCAAATGGAGTCAAATTTGGCAGGGGAATGTTTTAAGgcgtaaaaaatatgtccacaaTGTTTCGAAACTTCTctctcttctgtaagggaggggttccatacaaatgaaacacaaatttcccgTAACTCGAGAACCTAACAaacaagcaaatacaaccaaatttggtatggagatatttttaggggtaacaaataagtCTTCAATGGTTCGATACCCCTCCCCATCTGGATGAATTGTactattataaaaaatataaatattttcatggtggatCGACTcctctcccttttctggaagagagggctctcatataaataaaactcaaatttcttcacaactcaagaactaatcaagtaaatggaaccaaatttggcatgtggaggtttttgggagcaaaaatatcttcatggtggttcgacaaccTTCCACTTCTGGATGAGAGGGCTTTTGtacaaatttctatggtggtttgacactcctccgtactctggaaggggagaGATATTCCAGCCAgtatttccgaaaaacagcctaaaatgattgggaagatgcaaagcaaagcaaagccttggtgctacattccgtatcggaactcgaccttctgtttattatacacagacttcgcagccaactgttacgtgtacaggacaattgcggggctagcgctacgatcctactgacactaacagtctctcccgaccgagactcgaacctacgacgactggcttgttaggccagcatcgtacctcgagaccagctgggagagattGGGaagatgcacaggagccaaaaatcgactccagatgccatttgtaagtttaagatgAAAACTTTCGTTTtataatatgggtgtttccggaaccagaatgacgcccagaggccagaaaatgtcccaaaatgccatttaaaaatccaagatggcaactttcggtttctggaaaacagcctaaagtaacCAAATACCAAATAATACAAGGAGATAAAAATCGATCTCAGACACCATttagaattgtaagatggcaacttctgggaaacaaccaaaaataactgaatactattcaatataggtatttccgtaatcgagatgatacaTAGTAGCCAAGCACTTACAATGAACACCATTTCGAAGAAGTtgaaagatgaccactttcagttcctgaaaaacagccaagcaccacccaatatgggtattttcggaatcagattgatgccagaaaaatgtgatcattccgataaaactaataattttaaaacgatttgtcttttgactttgatcatatcctatggccgatttgtcgtgcatttgcagactataaataaattgcaaggaatcaataaatttgtaaAGCTTAAAATTATTTAGTTAAACACAAATATGGGCGGGACGAAGTATGC encodes:
- the LOC129725783 gene encoding lachesin-like isoform X3, whose translation is MIFRTAFFLLSPHIPGDRNSLQGSSNEGSDNQNSVFSGSGSSGSSDSSEIDSSTFDFDSESEDLLKYYKTPMQFGTENSTAVTSQVGSTAHIPCRIHHIGEGVVSWIRRKDYHLLTVGLTTYSSDERFSATHLQNSEDWTLQIKFVQDRDAGWYECQVSTHPPTSIFLELRVIEARAEIVGPQVKYLTPDSTLKLICRVVQSTEASAFIFWYHNNRMINYDGDRGINVSAEADFHYSELTINHATKDHSGNYTCVPSNSQPASVVVHIFKGDHPAAMYHEHRSSSVIPYRDKRQAFMLVLFVGFSIYCNTLH
- the LOC129725783 gene encoding uncharacterized protein LOC129725783 isoform X1 — protein: MINIVFFLGLSRNLNCLFRSWIVTLCVLQRMPLLKTDTISFKDNSDMIFRTAFFLLSPHIPGDRNSLQGSSNEGSDNQNSVFSGSGSSGSSDSSEIDSSTFDFDSESEDLLKYYKTPMQFGTENSTAVTSQVGSTAHIPCRIHHIGEGVVSWIRRKDYHLLTVGLTTYSSDERFSATHLQNSEDWTLQIKFVQDRDAGWYECQVSTHPPTSIFLELRVIEARAEIVGPQVKYLTPDSTLKLICRVVQSTEASAFIFWYHNNRMINYDGDRGINVSAEADFHYSELTINHATKDHSGNYTCVPSNSQPASVVVHIFKGDHPAAMYHEHRSSSVIPYRDKRQAFMLVLFVGFSIYCNTLH
- the LOC129725783 gene encoding uncharacterized protein LOC129725783 isoform X2; this translates as MTLVLDGSAIAESVIERNTISFKDNSDMIFRTAFFLLSPHIPGDRNSLQGSSNEGSDNQNSVFSGSGSSGSSDSSEIDSSTFDFDSESEDLLKYYKTPMQFGTENSTAVTSQVGSTAHIPCRIHHIGEGVVSWIRRKDYHLLTVGLTTYSSDERFSATHLQNSEDWTLQIKFVQDRDAGWYECQVSTHPPTSIFLELRVIEARAEIVGPQVKYLTPDSTLKLICRVVQSTEASAFIFWYHNNRMINYDGDRGINVSAEADFHYSELTINHATKDHSGNYTCVPSNSQPASVVVHIFKGDHPAAMYHEHRSSSVIPYRDKRQAFMLVLFVGFSIYCNTLH